In one window of Juglans regia cultivar Chandler chromosome 3, Walnut 2.0, whole genome shotgun sequence DNA:
- the LOC109020248 gene encoding putative pentatricopeptide repeat-containing protein At3g13770, mitochondrial isoform X1, which produces MLRKINCFFHFPKHVSFSSSSNPCTCQLPLSSFPPSSPYLKSLCSNGQLGEALLEMAFQGPAMKFEGYDALLNECVNQRAIREGQRVHAHMIKTCYLPPVYLWTRLIVLYTKCDSLCDARRVLDEMPERNVVSWTAMITAYCRKGYASEALNLFIQMLRSGTEPNEFTFATVLTSCIGPNGINLGRQVHSFIIKTSFESHVYVGSSLLDMYAKAGRIHEARGVFECLPERDVVLCTAIISGYAQLGLDEEALALFRRLQMEGMSSNYVTYASLLTALSGLAALDHGKQVHNHVIRSQLPSYVVLQNSLIDMYSKCGSLTYSRRIFDSMPERTVISWNAVLVAYSKHGKGNEVVELFELMREENEVQPDNITILAVLSGCSHGGLEEKGLEIFYEMETGRFGVEPEIEHYGCVVDLLGRAGRVSEALDFTKKMPFEPTAAIWGSLLGACRVHLNVEIGDSVGRRLLELEPDNAGNYVILSNLYAYAGRWEAVRALRELMKEKAVIKEPGRSWIELDQILHTFHASDRSHPRREEVSAKVMELSVEFKEAGYVPDLSCVLYDVDEEQKEKILLGHSEKLALAFGLIATPKGVPLRVIKNLRICVDCHNFAKFVSKLKGREVSLRDKNRFHQIVGGICSCGEYW; this is translated from the exons ATGCTCCGGAAAATCAATTGCTTTTTCCATTTTCCCAAGCACGTATCGTTTTCTTCCAGCTCTAACCCATGTACCTGCCAACTTCCCCTTTCCTCCTTCCCGCCGAGTTCACCATATTTAAAATCCCTCTGTTCTAACGGTCAACTAGGAGAAGCCCTGCTAGAGATGGCCTTTCAAGGCCCTGCAATGAAGTTCGAAGGCTACGACGCGCTCTTAAATGAGTGCGTGAACCAAAGGGCCATCAGAGAAGGCCAAAGAGTCCACGCCCACATGATCAAAACCTGCTATCTCCCTCCCGTTTACCTGTGGACCAGGCTGATTGTCCTATACACCAAGTGTGACTCATTGTGTGATGCGCGGAGAGTGCTCGATGAAATGCCTGAACGGAACGTCGTATCATGGACGGCCATGATTACGGCATATTGTCGGAAGGGGTATGCCTCTGAAGCCTTGAATCTCTTTATACAGATGTTGAGATCAG GTACGGAGCCTAATGAGTTCACCTTCGCTACTGTTCTTACTTCTTGTATAGGTCCCAATGGGATTAACCTGGGAAGGCAAGTCCACTCTTTTATAATCAAAACAAGTTTTGAATCCCATGTATATGTTGGAAGCTCACTTCTTGACATGTATGCCAAAGCTGGTAGAATTCACGAAGCTCGAGGGGTTTTTGAATGCTTGCCAGAAAGAGATGTTGTCTTATGTACTGCCATAATCTCGGGCTATGCCCAACTTGGCCTTGATGAAGAGGCACTGGCACTATTCCGTAGGTTGCAGATGGAAGGAATGAGTTCAAATTATGTCACTTATGCCAGTCTTTTAACTGCACTATCTGGGCTTGCTGCTTTAGATCATGGAAAGCAAGTTCACAACCATGTCATTCGTTCTCAACTACCCTCATACGTGGTTCTTCAGAACTCTCTTATTGATATGTACTCAAAGTGTGGAAGCCTTACCTACTCAAGAAGAATCTTTGATAGTATGCCTGAGAGAACTGTCATATCATGGAATGCAGTTCTTGTGGCGTATAGCAAGCATGGGAAGGGAAATGAGGTGGTTGAACTTTTCGAATTGatgagagaagaaaatgaagtcCAACCTGACAATATCACTATTTTGGCTGTTTTATCAGGTTGTAGCCATGGAGGGTTGGAAGAGAAGGGGCTGGAAATTTTCTATGAGATGGAAACTGGGAGATTTGGGGTTGAGCCAGAGATTGAGCATTATGGGTGTGTTGTTGATTTGCTTGGGCGTGCTGGCCGAGTATCAGAGGCTCTTGATTTTACCAAAAAGATGCCCTTTGAGCCAACTGCTGCTATATGGGGTTCACTTTTAGGTGCTTGTAGGGTTCACTTGAATGTCGAGATCGGTGATTCAGTGGGTCGTCGGCTTTTAGAACTTGAGCCTGATAATGCTGGGAATTATGTCATTCTTTCCAATTTATATGCTTATGCAGGGAGATGGGAGGCTGTAAGAGCTTTAAGGGAGTTGATGAAGGAAAAGGCTGTGATAAAAGAGCCAGGAAGAAGCTGGATTGAGCTTGATCAAATTCTTCATACTTTTCATGCAAGTGATCGTTCCCATCCCAGAAGGGAAGAGGTGTCTGCCAAGGTGATGGAGTTATCAGTCGAATTTAAGGAAGCCGGTTATGTTCCTGATTTGAGTTGTGTTTTATATGATGTTGACGAAGAGCAGAAGGAGAAGATACTCCTAGGCCACAGCGAAAAACTGGCTTTGGCCTTTGGGCTGATTGCTACCCCTAAAGGAGTGCCCCTTCGTGTCATTAAAAACCTCAGGATTTGTGTTGATTGCCATAATTTTGCAAAATTTGTCTCAAAGTTAAAGGGGAGGGAAGTGTCTCTCAGGGATAAAAACCGGTTTCATCAAATTGTTGGAGGGATCTGTTCTTGTGGAGAATACTGGTGA
- the LOC109020248 gene encoding putative pentatricopeptide repeat-containing protein At3g13770, mitochondrial isoform X2 — translation MDGHDYGILSEGNLSTSIWYLPCCINFLLMCARFGMFILCMHTIAGEVIDWNTSISRGTEPNEFTFATVLTSCIGPNGINLGRQVHSFIIKTSFESHVYVGSSLLDMYAKAGRIHEARGVFECLPERDVVLCTAIISGYAQLGLDEEALALFRRLQMEGMSSNYVTYASLLTALSGLAALDHGKQVHNHVIRSQLPSYVVLQNSLIDMYSKCGSLTYSRRIFDSMPERTVISWNAVLVAYSKHGKGNEVVELFELMREENEVQPDNITILAVLSGCSHGGLEEKGLEIFYEMETGRFGVEPEIEHYGCVVDLLGRAGRVSEALDFTKKMPFEPTAAIWGSLLGACRVHLNVEIGDSVGRRLLELEPDNAGNYVILSNLYAYAGRWEAVRALRELMKEKAVIKEPGRSWIELDQILHTFHASDRSHPRREEVSAKVMELSVEFKEAGYVPDLSCVLYDVDEEQKEKILLGHSEKLALAFGLIATPKGVPLRVIKNLRICVDCHNFAKFVSKLKGREVSLRDKNRFHQIVGGICSCGEYW, via the exons ATGGACGGCCATGATTACGGCATATTGTCGGAAGGG AACCTTTCTACATCCATTTGGTATCTACCATGTTGCATTAACTTCCTTTTAATGTGCGCGAGATTTGGTATGTTTATACTGTGCATGCACACAATAGCGGGTGAAGTAATTGACTGGAATACATCCATTTCTCGAG GTACGGAGCCTAATGAGTTCACCTTCGCTACTGTTCTTACTTCTTGTATAGGTCCCAATGGGATTAACCTGGGAAGGCAAGTCCACTCTTTTATAATCAAAACAAGTTTTGAATCCCATGTATATGTTGGAAGCTCACTTCTTGACATGTATGCCAAAGCTGGTAGAATTCACGAAGCTCGAGGGGTTTTTGAATGCTTGCCAGAAAGAGATGTTGTCTTATGTACTGCCATAATCTCGGGCTATGCCCAACTTGGCCTTGATGAAGAGGCACTGGCACTATTCCGTAGGTTGCAGATGGAAGGAATGAGTTCAAATTATGTCACTTATGCCAGTCTTTTAACTGCACTATCTGGGCTTGCTGCTTTAGATCATGGAAAGCAAGTTCACAACCATGTCATTCGTTCTCAACTACCCTCATACGTGGTTCTTCAGAACTCTCTTATTGATATGTACTCAAAGTGTGGAAGCCTTACCTACTCAAGAAGAATCTTTGATAGTATGCCTGAGAGAACTGTCATATCATGGAATGCAGTTCTTGTGGCGTATAGCAAGCATGGGAAGGGAAATGAGGTGGTTGAACTTTTCGAATTGatgagagaagaaaatgaagtcCAACCTGACAATATCACTATTTTGGCTGTTTTATCAGGTTGTAGCCATGGAGGGTTGGAAGAGAAGGGGCTGGAAATTTTCTATGAGATGGAAACTGGGAGATTTGGGGTTGAGCCAGAGATTGAGCATTATGGGTGTGTTGTTGATTTGCTTGGGCGTGCTGGCCGAGTATCAGAGGCTCTTGATTTTACCAAAAAGATGCCCTTTGAGCCAACTGCTGCTATATGGGGTTCACTTTTAGGTGCTTGTAGGGTTCACTTGAATGTCGAGATCGGTGATTCAGTGGGTCGTCGGCTTTTAGAACTTGAGCCTGATAATGCTGGGAATTATGTCATTCTTTCCAATTTATATGCTTATGCAGGGAGATGGGAGGCTGTAAGAGCTTTAAGGGAGTTGATGAAGGAAAAGGCTGTGATAAAAGAGCCAGGAAGAAGCTGGATTGAGCTTGATCAAATTCTTCATACTTTTCATGCAAGTGATCGTTCCCATCCCAGAAGGGAAGAGGTGTCTGCCAAGGTGATGGAGTTATCAGTCGAATTTAAGGAAGCCGGTTATGTTCCTGATTTGAGTTGTGTTTTATATGATGTTGACGAAGAGCAGAAGGAGAAGATACTCCTAGGCCACAGCGAAAAACTGGCTTTGGCCTTTGGGCTGATTGCTACCCCTAAAGGAGTGCCCCTTCGTGTCATTAAAAACCTCAGGATTTGTGTTGATTGCCATAATTTTGCAAAATTTGTCTCAAAGTTAAAGGGGAGGGAAGTGTCTCTCAGGGATAAAAACCGGTTTCATCAAATTGTTGGAGGGATCTGTTCTTGTGGAGAATACTGGTGA
- the LOC109020259 gene encoding OVARIAN TUMOR DOMAIN-containing deubiquitinating enzyme 4-like → MLICSPISTSAKSFVYLSACVQSQMGSNICPAISRGPSSSCCFSVYPGHSKTSYKSFSVSNTISSPPIPGQTIQGRCFGSCFTYQRGSFRVKCLGSVRGPQREHIEISLACQNLNMRLSVPKKGMLPRIKCNVGPIGWPQGCASAGLMFGLLVCYSSSEMARAEAARKEDKEDDCNESYVKFSHGKKVYTDYSVIGIPGDGRCMFRSVAHGACLRSGKPAPSESFQRELADDLRARVADEFIKRRKETEWFIEGDFESYVSQIRKPHVWGGEPELFIASHVLKMPITVYMYDEDAGGLISIAEYGEEYGKENPIMVLYHGFGHYDALQIPGKKGDRSRL, encoded by the exons ATGCTTATATGCTCTCCCATCAGCACTTCTGCTAAGAGTTTTGTCTACCTGAGTGCTTGTGTTCAATCACAGATGGGTAGCAACATCTGCCCTGCAATTTCCCGTGGACCTTCCAGTTCATGTTGCTTCTCTGTGTACCCTGGGCATTCAAAAACAAGCTACAAGAGCTTCTCTGTGTCCAACACAATATCTTCTCCACCCATCCCTGGCCAAACAATTCAGGGGAGATGCTTTGGATCTTGCTTCACCTATCAAAGAGGAAGCTTCCGAGTCAAATGTTTAGGTAGTGTTAGAGGACCTCAGAGGGAACACATTGAAATTTCATTGGCATgccaaaatttaaatatgaggCTTTCTGTCCCGAAAAAAGGAATGCTGCCCAGAATCAAGTGCAATGTGGGGCCAATCGGTTGGCCACAAGGATGTGCTTCTGCTGGCTTAATGTTTGGATTACTGGTTTGTTATTCAAGTTCTGAAATGGCACGTGCTGAAGCAGCTCGAAAGGAGGATAAGGAAGATGACTGCAATGAGTCATATGTTAAATTCTCACATGGGAAAAAAGTCTACACTGACTACTCTGTCATTG GAATACCTGGAGATGGGAGATGTATGTTCCGCTCTGTTGCTCACGGGGCTTGTTTACGATCTGGGAAGCCAGCTCCAAGTGAGAGCTTTCAGAGAGAATTAGCAGATGACTTGCGGGCTAGG GTTGCAGACGAGTTTatcaaaagaaggaaagagacgGAATG GTTTATTGAAGGAGATTTTGAGTCATATGTTTCCCAAATAAGGAAGCCACATGTATGGGGAGGTGAGCCTGAACTGTTCATTGCTTCACATGTTCTCAA GATGCCAATTACAGTCTACATGTACGATGAAGATGCTGGTGGCTTGATATCCATTGCGGAGTATGGCGAAGAGTATGGCAAGGAAAATCCAATTATGGTTCTCTACCATGGTTTTGGTCATTATGATGCGTTGCAGATTCCTGGAAAGAAGGGCGATAGATCGAGACTTTAG
- the LOC109020256 gene encoding protein cornichon homolog 1-like: MELNLWAFSYLVHLAIMASTYYQLVILSDLEGDYINIYDTASLINCMTVPEFIAQGILSAIFLLTCHWFMFLMTVPLTCYHVRLFFKQQHLIDVTDAFRFPSAEKKFRLIKFGFYLVVFAIITFRLALSVFNFLSDEEYDLYLFQLSKS, translated from the exons ATGGAGCTCAACTTGTGGGCTTTCAGCTATCTCGTTCACTTAGCTATCATGGCGTCCACCTATTATCAG CTTGTTATCTTGTCGGACTTGGAGGGTGACTACATAAACATTTACGATACAGCATCTCTCATCAATTGCATGACTGTCCCCGAGTTCATTGCACAGGGAATCCTGTCTGCCATTTTCCTCTTAACATGTCATTGGTTCATGTTTCTGATGACAGTTCCCCTTACTTGCTATCATGTGAGGCT GTTTTTCAAGCAGCAGCATCTTATTGATGTCACCGATGCGTTCAGATTTCCTTCTGCTGAGAAGAAGTTTCGTTTGATCAAGTTTGGTTTCTACTTAGTGGTCTTTGCAATAATCACCTTCAG GCTGGCGTTAtctgttttcaactttttaagtGATGAAGAATATGATTTGTATTTGTTTCAACTGTCAAAAAGTTGA